GAACCGCGCTACCACGTGGCGATCGGGGAGCTTCAGGATTGGACCTACACGGGTAAGCGGCTGGTTCCGCTCAAGGGCTACCCTGGTATCGTCTGGGAACGGCCGAAATTGCGCCGCCGCCAGCGCCCGCGGGACCTGGACGACTCCCAGGTTCCGGCGGCGCATCCTGCCCGCGCATAAACCAGCACCATGCCTGATAGCGGCACCGGCCTCATGCGATTAGCGCCTGCGCACCCTCCCATATCCGGCGCACCAGGTCGCCTGCCGGAATCGCCTGTGCCAGTGCCGCCGACTGACCGGCCCATGCCTGCATGCGCTGTAGGTCGCCGCTTTGCTGCGCGGCCGAGCGCATCGCGGCCGTGAGCCCGCGCTGCACAGGATACGGTGCGGGTGCAGGCGCGCTGGCAGCCGTCGCCGCACGGACGTAGTCCGTGACGATGCTGCGCCCGACGCGGCCGCTGAACACCCTGCTCACCACCGTATCCTCGGGCGCCGTGCGGGCGAGCGCGGCGGCCCACGCGGGGTTGATTCTCGCCTCGGGACATCGCAGAAATCCGGTCCCGATTTGCACCGCGCTTGCGCCGAGCACGAAGGCCGCCGCCGCTGCGCGCGCGTCCGCAATTCCACCGGTGGCGACCACGGGGAGCCGGACCGCGTCCACCACCGCGGGCAGCAAAGCAAACAACCCGACCATCTGGCGCTCCGCGTTTGCGCCGTCGAAGCATCCGCGATGTCCGCCCGCCTCCATCCCTTGGGCCACAACAACGTCGGCGCCTGCGCGCTCCGCCGCCCTGGCCTCCGCCACCGTGGAAATGTTGGCGAACCACGCGCCGCCGCGCTTCTTGAGCTCGGTGACGAACTCCGGCGGGAAGAGACCCATCACCGACGATACGATGGGCGCTCGGGCGTCCAGCAGCGCGCGGCACTGTGCGGCGAAGTCCGGCGGCCTCGCGTCGCCGGCCTCGGGCGGCACCGTCGGTCCCCATTGCGCGAGGAACGCGCGCACGCGCGCCTCATGCGCGGCGTCGCGCATCGGCGGCGGATCCGGAATCCACAGGTTGAGCTGAAAGGTGCCTGTCGTGTGAGCGCGCACCTCCTCGGCCCAAGCAAGTATCTCGCTCGGCGGCATCAGGAGCGCGCCGCACGCGCCGAGCCCGCCCGCCTCGGCGACCGCGATCGATAGTGGCGGCGCGCTCGCGCCCGCCATCGGCGCGAGCAGGATCGGCACGCGCAATCCGAAACGACGGCAAAACATCTCCGCTCGGGCAAATAGAGAGCTCATTCGTCAGTCCTCCCCTGATGCGGGCTCGCAGCCCGCGTCGCGCATCCGTGGCTCATTCAGCAGTTTGAACGAAACCGACGCTATCGGCGATGCTCGAACGGCAGGAGTTCCGCGCCGACCTCTACTAACGGCTCGAGGTCTTCTCGATCCGCGTGCGCGAGCGCGGCGACGACATTGCGGCGCTGGTTAGCTATTTCGCACTCCATTTTGCGCGCCGGATGGGCAAGCGGATCGAGGCGATTCCGGCCGAAGCGCTCGACGCGATGCGCCCTCATCGATGGCCGGGCAACGTTCGCGAGCTCGCCGCCTCGGGGGTGAAACGCACGACGTTGCAGTCGCGGATGCAACGCCTCGGAATCCGCAAGCCCGATTGAGGCCGGTTGCGCTAGTTGCCGCCGAAGGCCCAGGTCTTGATCAGATGGTGCGCGATCGCGATCGGCGGCGGCACGCGCACGCCGTCGATTACCTTCCCTTCGATAAGCGCGCGCGCCGCCGCGCGTTCGAGCCAGCGCACCTCGGCAAGCTCGCTGTCGTCCGCTTTCGCCTCGCGGCTTTCCACCCTCGCGAAGCATCCGATCATCAGCGAGGACGGGAACGGCCATGGCTGCGTGGCGTAATAGGTTACCTCGCGCGCCCTGACGGAGGCTTCTTCGAACAGCTCGCGCCGCACGGCCTCCTCGACCGTCTCGCCGGGTTCCATAAAGCCCGCCAGCGCCGAGAACATCCCGGGCGGAAAATGCCTGCTCCTGCCGACCAGACATGCGCCGTCGTGCGTGGCGAGCATGATCACCACCGGATCGACGCGCGGAAAATGTTCGGCGTTGCACTTGCCGCACAATCGCCGGTAGCCCGCATCCATGAGTCGGGTCGGCGTGCCGCAGTTGGGGCAAAAGCCGTGGCGCTGATGCCAATCGATCAGTGCCTTGGCCTGCGCGATGATCGCCGCCTCCCTGCTTGAGACCATCTGCGCCGCGGCCCGCGCCTCGCGGAAATATCCACTTCCGGCAGCCTGCTCCGTCTTAGCGGCGTCCGCCGTTTCCGACACGTCCAGCGCGAACACCGCCCTGTCGCCGTCGAGGCCAAGGAAGATGCACGTGGCGTCCGAGGGCGCGAGCGAATCGACAGCCGCGGGAGGGAGCAGGCCGAGCCGGGGCGTGGCGTCGGCGCCGCCCGATTCGACCAGGAGCGGCTCCAGCCGCCGGAGCGGAAGGATGAGTGAAGCGGGATCACGCCGCCTTGATTCGATCCACTTCTGGTCGGTGCGCTTCTCGCTCGCACGATTCAGCGGGTTGCCTGTAAATGGAATCATCAGCCCTCTCAAAGCCATCAAACCATCGTCGGCTGGTCCGCAATATAGCATCCCAGCCGCCCTGTCGGCGCCCGCCAGCGCGGCTTGCCACTGGCGCGGCGCGGCCCTACGATCGGCCAACCCCCGGAGGGTCCCAACGATGGAAGTGAAGATCCGCGAGGCCGCCGAAGACGACGCCTCGGCGTGCGGGCGCATCTGCTACGAAGCCTTCAGGGCCATCGCCGAGGAGCATAATTTCCCACCCGACTTTCCCGACCCGGAGACCGCAGTCACCGTGCTCACGATGGTGTTGCGCGACGGGGGCTTCTACGCGGTCGCTGCCGAGATGGAAGGCCGGATCGTCGGCAGCAACTTTCTCGACGAGCGCAATCCGATCTCGGGCGTCGGCCCGATCACGGTCGATCCCGGAGCGCAAAACCACGGCGTCGGACGGCACCTGATGCTCGCGGTGATGGAGCGCTCAAAGCGTCGCGGCTTCGCCGGCATTCGCCTGGTCCAGGCCGGCTACCATTGCCGCTCGCTCACACTGTACAGCAAGCTTGGCTTCGAGGTCCGCGAGCACCTGTCGTGCATGCAGGGCCCTGCGATCAGCGAGACCTTCGCCGGTTATGCAGTGCGCCGTGCCGCCGAGGCCGACCTCGAAGCGTGCAACCGGCTGTGCCTGCGCGTTCACGGCCATCATCGCGGCGGCGAGCTGCGCGACGCTGTGCGTCGCGACCGCGCGACCGTGGTCGAGCGCGCGGGGCGAATCACCGGCTATGCCACCCAGATCGCGTTCTTTGCGCACGCCGTGGCCGAGACCAACGACGACCTCAAGGCCCTCATCGCCGCCGCCCCGTCATTCGACGGCCCGGGCTTCCTGGTGCCGTCGCGCAACGGCGAGCTGCTGCGCTGGTGTCTGCGCAAGGGTCTGCGTGTCATCCAGCCGATGACGCTGATGACAGGCGGGCTCTACAACGAACCTGCGGGGGCGTATCTGCCCTCGGTCCTGTATTGACTGCAGGCCAGGGGAGCGCGCGCTGCCTTCACTTTCCCGCCGCCGGTGGGGCGCATGCGGCCCGCCTTCCGTAGCCGGCGCAGGCCTCGATGCTTACCCGGCTTTGCGACCCGGCAGGGCCCGCCGACCTGAACCGCCGCTCAATGTAGTGGTAATGAACCGCGGCGACCGTCCACGTCAACGCCACAACCGCAGTGGCTGCGAGCGCGAAGCGGGCGAACGGATCATGCGGCCAGCCGACCGCCCTCAGCGCCCGCTGCAGAAGCCACGCGACCCCGACGTGGAACAGGTACACGCCGTAGGAGACGCGTCCGAGCGACACCAGCGGCCGCCACGAAAGGGCGCGCGTGACCACGCCTCGCGGCTGCATGAAGACTGCACCGATCAGGGCGGCGCTCGCGCACGCGTCGAGCGTGTAGCCTACGGTCGCGCTGCGCCATGACGCGCTCGACGGATAACCGCCGGTAACAAATATGATGCAGGCGACGGCAGTCACCGCCGTTATCGGCGCAAACCATCGCGACTCCCTGATCCATCGCCACGGCCGCCGCGCGCGCGGATGCCTCAGCGACAGCGCCGTTGCGCAACCGACGAGGATCACTCCGATTCGGGTATCGGTCGCGAAGTATATCCAGATCGCCGAGGCCGGGCTTGGGCGGTCCAGATGGCCCCAATTGAGCGACAGGTAGAGCCCTGTCCGATAAGCGCTCAGCGCCGCTATCAGGCCAAGGCACAACTTCAAGCCGCGCCGCGCGCCGATGCTCTTAAGCACCCACGGCCACACCAGATAAAACTGCTCTTCCACGCACAGCGACCACACCACGACCAACGGGGCCAGATGCGCGCCGCCGGCGGCCAACCGATAGTTGTAGGTGTAGCTCGCCAGCGCAGGCAGAACCGCCGGCACTCTTGACAAAGCGTCGGGTTGCAGAATTGCGGCGCCGACCAGCAACGAAGCCAGCATCGAGACATACGCCGGCCCAAGCCGCAGGCAACGCCTCCAGTAGAAGCGCCGGATGTCGATCGTTCCAGTTTCTTCGATCTCGGAGACCAGTATCCAGGTGATGAGAAATCCGCTGAGGACGAAGAACAGGTCTACGCCGTACCATCCACGCGTCAGCTCGAAAAGCAGCCGGCTGTCCGGCAGGGTTCCGACGCCGACGTGCAACAGGACCACGGGGAGGATTGCGATGCCGCGGAGTCCGTCGAATGCAGCGATGTAGGTACGACGCTCGGTAGACATCGGCGGCGCTCACGCAAAGAGATGCCAGCGGTAAGCGGCAATCGTGGAGGCAACGCTGCGGATAATGGAGACTTATCATTGAGTAGCTACATCTGTCATCCCGGGATAAGTTGATCGCTCAAATAAGCACGAATGAAGTCGCCGCCGCGTCGAAAGATTGATCAGATCGAGCGAGCTTTAGCCGAATCGCATCGTACTAGCTATTGAGCCAACGGAGGTCGGTGGACATGTCGGGTCGGGTGTTCTGTACACGGTCCGTAAGGAATTCATCGCCGGCTGAAAATCTTTCTCTTTCTTGCGGTGCGGCACTGCGCATTCTCATCGCGTTCGGCGCCTTTCTCGCGCAATCTGCGGATGGCACAGCTCGTGCTCCGCCTGTGATCACCGCTCACTTTGATCAGGAGGTCATTATGAAGCCGAAGGCTGGCTTATTGGGCATCTGCGTCATCGCCGCGGCGTTTGCGGCTACGCCGCTGAGCTTTGCCCAGGAAGGTCCGGCAAGTCCGGAGCCCTCTGCGAGTCCCTCCACCTCCGACCACTACACCGGTGCTGGTTCGGTAAAGCATTCGGCCAGGGACGCGGCGTCTGAGGCGACAACCGGAGCCAGAAACGCGTACCACGCCGTCAAGCGGAGCACGAAGAATACCGCGATCACAACCGAGGCCAAGGCGGCGTTGCTCAAGGATCCCGCAACTCGCCATTCGTCGATTCATGTAACGACACGTAGCGGAGTGGTGACGCTGACCGGCAAGGTCGACTCGAGTGGAACTGCTCAACACGCGCAGCAAGTGATCGCACGCCTGGAAGGTGTAAGGGCGGTGCGTAACAGGCTGAAATATCCCATGGACGAGAATAATCCCCCCGCCGACGAGCACGGACCCGCGGCAGCCGAGCCCGGCAACGCGGGATCAACCATGCCGCAACCCGGTATGCATGCACCCGAACGCTGACGCCGCTTTGCGCGGCGCGGGGGCGTACCTGCGAGGTCTCCTGCAGCGCCCCCGCGCCGGAGGCTGTTCGCCGGCGCAGAACGAATGGCCTTTAGCGCCGAGGCCGTCTCCCGCGATTCTCACCAGGTTCAGCTCTGAGAGCCAGACAGCTCGGTCTTGACGATCAGATTGTTCACGACCTGTTGAACACCCGGCACCTTGCTCGCATCAAGCGCTGCGCGCTGGGCGGCTTCCGGCGAATTCACGAAGCCGCTCAGCTGAACGACTCCCTTGTAGGTCTCAACCCGGATTTGGAGCGGGGTCTGGATGGGATTTCTGAGCTGCGGGTCGCCCGCGATAGCGGCCTTGACCTTGGCAGTTACCACCGCATCGTCGATATAGCCGCCGGTGCTTTCGCGGGTCTTGCTGGCTGCACATGCCGAAGCGATGGTGCCTAACAGGATAAGACCCAGGCCGTACGATACAACACGTCGGATTCTTCCGCGCTTGTTATGCATCCTTTAACCTCGCTGCATAGCCGGCCTCGCAGGAAGAGGAGGCGACGCGCGGTGACAGGGGGAGCACATCCGCTGCGGGGAGGTCGAGCCTGGGGGGAGAAGCCCGTCCTCACCCCGCAGGGATGTTCGAACCGCGCGATGCGGTTCGTCGAGAAGGGGGTCGCAACGCTCGTGCCAGCGTCGCTTTTGGAATTCGCTCCCTGAATCCTGCGCTATTTTTCGTGGCACTGGCTGCGCGGAGGGCAAAGATTACCCACCGGTGGCGGAGAGCGTGAAATGCTTACTCAGCGCCCGAGCAGCGCCAGCACCAGCGGCGCCAGGTCCATTTGCGACGGCGGCCCCGCGTCCGCGTCCTGGATGTCGAGCACGATGTGACGCAGGACTTCGCCCGGCAGCTCCTCGGAGGCAAGGATCAGCGGGACATGGCTATCGTCAGCGTTTGCGCTGCCGTGCCACGAGTAGTGAGTGGCCGCCGCAAAATAGTATCTGCCGCCCACCGCAATGGCAGTGCTGGCTTTTGCAAGCAGCACGATATCGCCGGCCAGGTAGCCGTACGGTCCCTCGCCCAGCCACTCCATCCGTTGTTTGAGATCCACGAGGTCGGGCCGCGGATGTCGTTTTAGATAATAGTCAACCGATACGAGCCTGCGGCCGTCGAAGATCCGAAACGGCGCGGTGCCTGAATTGCGGGCGAAGATCAGATCGATCGTGCCTTTCGCCTGCGGCGCGAGGTCGCCATCCTGGTTCGCCCGGTACAGGGCACGCACCGCGTGCATCACGTCAGCCTTGAAGCGCGGCCGCCGCTCCCAGTCACAGATTTCGCCCTTGGCGACGCAGGTCGAGCGATCGGCGAGATAGACGTAGGCCATGAAGCCCTGCGACGCGACCACCGCCTGATAATCCTGTTCTTCCGCGCTCAGCGTCAACGCGGCCTTGCGCAAGCGAAAGCCGGCGGCGCGCAGGACCGCGAACGGCGACCCCGGATCGTCCGGACCCCGCCGATGGCTGTCGTCGTCCTCCACAGGCGTATGGCCGTGGTCCGCGATGAAAATGACATAGGTGAGCGGCAGGATTCCGAGTTTCCGGTACGCGCCGAGCACCTCGCCCACGGCCTTGTCGGTGTAGTCCTCGATGTAGCCGACCTGGGCCTTGAGCGGGTCGGCCGCGGCGTGCGTGTAGAGATCGATCCCGGGAAAATAGACGACCTGCAAGCGCGGCACGCCATGCTCATTGATTGCATCGAGCAGCTTGCTCGTGGAGTCGAGGTCGAGCGTTTTGCTGACGCTCTTGAGCGCGCCCTCGCCACCGAGCGTTCCCGTGACCAGGCTGCCGACCAGGTCCGTGAAAGCGGTGGGGCTCACCGTCGTAAAGAGGTTGGCGCCGCGGTAAACCATCAGCATCGAGACGTAGGCGCGCCGGCGCAACTGCTCGTATACGGTCGGGACTTTGAGCAGCTTCCCGATGAGGTCGTCGTCGAGCATCGCGCTGAAGTCGCCGGTGTCGGTCACGGTGACAGGGACCGGCGCGTAAAAGCGCTTGGTCTGGCGGTCGAACCACTCGTCGCCCGGGACGCCGTCGAGCGCGGGCGGCTTGCCGGTGAAGCTCGCGCTCCAGTCGGCGACCGTGCTCGACGGCAGGACGTTGATCACGTGCGGGGCGGCGAAGCCGTGCTCGAAGACGCCGTTGCTCTTTTCCTTGCCGAGCAGGCCCGCGATGTGCGGAGCTTTACCGGAGCGGATCGCCTCCATCAGCTGGTCGTAGCCCGCGCCGTCGAGACAGAACACGATGACCCGCGGGGTCTGCTTCGGCACAGGATGCGCAATGAGCTTGGGGCGAAGCGGACGCTCTCCCTGGCTGACCACGGTGTGGGCGATAAAGCTGCATGAGGCGCAGAGGATAATGGCGCCGAGTACAAATGGGATGCGAGTCAGGCGGCGTGCGGGTGGACGCGAGGGTGCAATGGATGGCTGGCGCACAGTTTTCCGGTTATAGGCGATCGATCAAATCGCACTCAAGCGAAGGATAAATCGTGCTCAGGCGACCGTGCGGCTGGACGGCCGCGAGCCGGGCCGCTACGGTCAAAGCGGAGACACTATATGAAGACCGACGACGCGCGGTTTGGCGACCAGCGCCAACATCTGATGCGTACGCTATTCCCGCACGGAATTCCTACGCTGTGGTGCCCTGCGCTTACCCACTTCGATGACGACGGCGCCATCGACCGGCCGCGGATGCGCGCGCATCTTGGCTTCATGCGTCGATGGGTGCGCGGCTTTCTGATTCCCGGGAGCACCGGCGAAGGTTGGGAAATGTCCGACGCCGAAGCGGATCGCCTGCTCGATTTCATGATTGAGGAGGTTCGCGCCGTCGGCGCGCACCTGCTCATCGGCATCCTTAAGGCCGATGCCAGCCACGCGGTCGCGAGAATCAGGAACCTCGTGGCGCGGCTGATGAGGCGCACTGGATGCGCCGACGCTCTGGAGAGCCTCAGGCGCGCCGCGGTGTGCGGGTTCACGATTTGTCCGCCGACGGGAAAGGATCTGAGCCAGCGCGAAACCCAGAGCGCGCTCGAATCGGTGCTCGCGCTGGGGTTCCCGGTCTCGCTCTATCAGCTCCCGCAGATCACGCGAAACGAGATGTCGTCGGAGACAGTCGCCGCCCTCGCCAATCGCTTTCCCAACTTTTACCTGTTCAAGGACACCAGCGGCGCGGACCGCGTGGCGGTCTCGGGCTTTCGCAGCGTGTTTCTCGTTCGCGGCGCGGAGGGCGACTACGCACGCCACCTCACCGAGGGTGGCGGCCGCTACGACGGCTTTCTGCTGAGTACCGCCAACTGTTTCGGCCGCGAGCTCAGCGCGATCATCGACGCCCTTCGCGCCGGAAATCGAAGCGAAGCGCAGGCGTTA
This Candidatus Binataceae bacterium DNA region includes the following protein-coding sequences:
- the nudC gene encoding NAD(+) diphosphatase, which encodes MALRGLMIPFTGNPLNRASEKRTDQKWIESRRRDPASLILPLRRLEPLLVESGGADATPRLGLLPPAAVDSLAPSDATCIFLGLDGDRAVFALDVSETADAAKTEQAAGSGYFREARAAAQMVSSREAAIIAQAKALIDWHQRHGFCPNCGTPTRLMDAGYRRLCGKCNAEHFPRVDPVVIMLATHDGACLVGRSRHFPPGMFSALAGFMEPGETVEEAVRRELFEEASVRAREVTYYATQPWPFPSSLMIGCFARVESREAKADDSELAEVRWLERAAARALIEGKVIDGVRVPPPIAIAHHLIKTWAFGGN
- a CDS encoding dihydrodipicolinate synthase family protein, coding for MKTDDARFGDQRQHLMRTLFPHGIPTLWCPALTHFDDDGAIDRPRMRAHLGFMRRWVRGFLIPGSTGEGWEMSDAEADRLLDFMIEEVRAVGAHLLIGILKADASHAVARIRNLVARLMRRTGCADALESLRRAAVCGFTICPPTGKDLSQRETQSALESVLALGFPVSLYQLPQITRNEMSSETVAALANRFPNFYLFKDTSGADRVAVSGFRSVFLVRGAEGDYARHLTEGGGRYDGFLLSTANCFGRELSAIIDALRAGNRSEAQALSQRLTAVCSEVFEVAATVGAGNPFTNANKAIDHFFAHGPSAAAVAPSRLHSGKRLPRELIEAAGAALDRHGLMPARGYLGDHVG
- a CDS encoding BON domain-containing protein, with the translated sequence MHNKRGRIRRVVSYGLGLILLGTIASACAASKTRESTGGYIDDAVVTAKVKAAIAGDPQLRNPIQTPLQIRVETYKGVVQLSGFVNSPEAAQRAALDASKVPGVQQVVNNLIVKTELSGSQS
- a CDS encoding alkaline phosphatase family protein; amino-acid sequence: MPKQTPRVIVFCLDGAGYDQLMEAIRSGKAPHIAGLLGKEKSNGVFEHGFAAPHVINVLPSSTVADWSASFTGKPPALDGVPGDEWFDRQTKRFYAPVPVTVTDTGDFSAMLDDDLIGKLLKVPTVYEQLRRRAYVSMLMVYRGANLFTTVSPTAFTDLVGSLVTGTLGGEGALKSVSKTLDLDSTSKLLDAINEHGVPRLQVVYFPGIDLYTHAAADPLKAQVGYIEDYTDKAVGEVLGAYRKLGILPLTYVIFIADHGHTPVEDDDSHRRGPDDPGSPFAVLRAAGFRLRKAALTLSAEEQDYQAVVASQGFMAYVYLADRSTCVAKGEICDWERRPRFKADVMHAVRALYRANQDGDLAPQAKGTIDLIFARNSGTAPFRIFDGRRLVSVDYYLKRHPRPDLVDLKQRMEWLGEGPYGYLAGDIVLLAKASTAIAVGGRYYFAAATHYSWHGSANADDSHVPLILASEELPGEVLRHIVLDIQDADAGPPSQMDLAPLVLALLGR
- a CDS encoding GNAT family N-acetyltransferase; translation: MEVKIREAAEDDASACGRICYEAFRAIAEEHNFPPDFPDPETAVTVLTMVLRDGGFYAVAAEMEGRIVGSNFLDERNPISGVGPITVDPGAQNHGVGRHLMLAVMERSKRRGFAGIRLVQAGYHCRSLTLYSKLGFEVREHLSCMQGPAISETFAGYAVRRAAEADLEACNRLCLRVHGHHRGGELRDAVRRDRATVVERAGRITGYATQIAFFAHAVAETNDDLKALIAAAPSFDGPGFLVPSRNGELLRWCLRKGLRVIQPMTLMTGGLYNEPAGAYLPSVLY
- a CDS encoding BON domain-containing protein gives rise to the protein MSGRVFCTRSVRNSSPAENLSLSCGAALRILIAFGAFLAQSADGTARAPPVITAHFDQEVIMKPKAGLLGICVIAAAFAATPLSFAQEGPASPEPSASPSTSDHYTGAGSVKHSARDAASEATTGARNAYHAVKRSTKNTAITTEAKAALLKDPATRHSSIHVTTRSGVVTLTGKVDSSGTAQHAQQVIARLEGVRAVRNRLKYPMDENNPPADEHGPAAAEPGNAGSTMPQPGMHAPER
- a CDS encoding acyltransferase, producing the protein MSTERRTYIAAFDGLRGIAILPVVLLHVGVGTLPDSRLLFELTRGWYGVDLFFVLSGFLITWILVSEIEETGTIDIRRFYWRRCLRLGPAYVSMLASLLVGAAILQPDALSRVPAVLPALASYTYNYRLAAGGAHLAPLVVVWSLCVEEQFYLVWPWVLKSIGARRGLKLCLGLIAALSAYRTGLYLSLNWGHLDRPSPASAIWIYFATDTRIGVILVGCATALSLRHPRARRPWRWIRESRWFAPITAVTAVACIIFVTGGYPSSASWRSATVGYTLDACASAALIGAVFMQPRGVVTRALSWRPLVSLGRVSYGVYLFHVGVAWLLQRALRAVGWPHDPFARFALAATAVVALTWTVAAVHYHYIERRFRSAGPAGSQSRVSIEACAGYGRRAACAPPAAGK
- a CDS encoding nitronate monooxygenase family protein, which gives rise to MSSLFARAEMFCRRFGLRVPILLAPMAGASAPPLSIAVAEAGGLGACGALLMPPSEILAWAEEVRAHTTGTFQLNLWIPDPPPMRDAAHEARVRAFLAQWGPTVPPEAGDARPPDFAAQCRALLDARAPIVSSVMGLFPPEFVTELKKRGGAWFANISTVAEARAAERAGADVVVAQGMEAGGHRGCFDGANAERQMVGLFALLPAVVDAVRLPVVATGGIADARAAAAAFVLGASAVQIGTGFLRCPEARINPAWAAALARTAPEDTVVSRVFSGRVGRSIVTDYVRAATAASAPAPAPYPVQRGLTAAMRSAAQQSGDLQRMQAWAGQSAALAQAIPAGDLVRRIWEGAQALIA